From the Terriglobales bacterium genome, the window CCGTGTTCTGGGTGGTAGCGAGATAGACGGGCTGGGAGCCCGCCGGCAGGCTGACGAACACTCCCGGGTTGGAGGGCAGGAAGGTGGTATAGATCAGGACCGAGTCCTCGCCCTGGTTGGCTACGGCGCTCAGACTGTTGCTGGTCAGGATGGCGGCATGCACGGCGTTGGCGCCCGTGATCATCACCCCCACCAGGGTATCGCCCCCGGTGTTGATGAGGTCGGTGGCGCCGACACCGCCGCCGTTGTTCTCCACCACCAAGGCGCCCCGGGTCGCGCCGGGATCGCCCGGAGGACTCAGGATGGGGTTGGCGACGGGGCGATAGATCTGGTCGCAACCCATACACATCAGGACGATGAAGCTTATGACTGCCAGGCCGGGCTTTCGCACCAAGTTCATCCGCACTCCCGCGTAGAGACTCAAGAACTGCTGGTGGGGAATCTGCAATTTTACCGGCAACGCGCGGCCTCGCGCCAGCACAATCGCCGCTGGGCCCAGGCCGCTTCAGGGTGGAGAGATGCAAGCGCCGCCCCCCGAGATGCTTCCCTCCCCGCCTCCGTCTGATAGGATGCGCTGCACCGGGGCTCACGGTTCGGATCATGCTGATCGTCCCTTCCATCGCCGGTCACTGGCTCTCCCTGGTTCCCACGGCGGGGTCAGGGGGACTCGGGGGCCGGGTCGCGGTGGGCTTGGGCGTGACCCTGGTCTTCGCGCTTCTGGCCCGCTGGCTGCGCGCCGTCAACTGGCGGGGCGCGGTCGCCGGCGCCCTGGTGACCTGGATGGTCTATGTCGGGACCGGGCCCGGAGGCTTCGTCTGCGTGGTCGTGGTCTTCCTGCTGACCTCCCTGGCCACCCGCTTCGGCTACCGTCACAAGCAGGAGTTGGGCACGGCGGAAAACCGGGAAGGACGCTCCGCTCGCCAGGTCCTCGCCAATCTGGGCGTGGCGGCCTGCGCCGGCGCCGCCCTGCTGTTCCGCCCCTCGCCCCTGTTCCTGCTGGCCATGGCGGCGGCGCTGGCTGAGGCCGCCGCCGACACCGTCTCCGGGGAGATGGGTCAGGCGCTGGAGCCGCGCGCCTACCTCATCACCAGCTTCCGCCCGGTGGAGCCCGGCACCAACGGCGGCGTCAGCCTCAGCGGGACCATGGCCGGCTGCCTGGCCGCGCTGGTGGTCGCAGCCGCCTGCGCCGGCGCCTATCTCATTCGCCTGCCCTGGATCGCGCTGGTGGCGGTCGCCGGGGTGCTGGGGATGATGTTCGATAGCGTACTCGGCGCCACCCTGGAGCGTCCGGGGCGGCTGAACAACGACGCCGTCAACCTGCTCAGTACCCTGCTGGCGGCCGGCGCCGCCGTCCTGATCGGCTGGCTGTGAGGGCAGCCGCGGTTCCTGGAGGAGAGGTGAGCACATGAGAAAGACACGGATGGTCGTTCTGGCGCTGCTGCTGGTGGCGCCGGGGTTCGCGCAGACCCAGACTCGCAAGCCGGCCCCGGGCGCGGGCGTGACCGTGGTGGACCTGACCCACAACCTCAGCGAGAAGAGCCCTAACTGGGAGGGCACGGAGAAGTCGCCGTTTGAGGCCAAGCAACTGGGCCGCCTCGACCAGGACGGCTACTTCTCGCGCGCCATCTGCCTGCCCGAGCACTTCAGCACCCACATCGACGCCCCCGCGCACTTCGCCTCCGGCGCCTGGACCGTAGACCAGATCCCGGCCTCGCGCCTGGTGGCCCCGCTGGTGGTGATCGACGTGCGCGCCCAGGTCGCCGGCAACCCGGATTACCTGGTCACCCCCGGCGACGTGGCCGCGTGGGAGAAGCTCCACGGGCGCATTCCCGCGGGCGCCGTCGTCATGGCCTTCACCGGCTGGGACAGCCGCTGGAATTCCATGAAGGACTACCGTAACGCCGACGCCAAAGGCACCATGCACTTCCCCGGCTTCGCCCCGGAGACCGCGAAGCTGCTGGTGACGGAGCGCCACGTCGTCGGCCTGGGCATCGACACCCTCAGCATCGACTACGGCCCCTCGCCCGACTATCCTGCGCACCGGTTCGTGCTGGCGCAGAACGTCTATCAACTGGAGAATGTGACCAACCTGGGTGCGGTGCCGCCCGCGGGCGCGACCCTGGTGGTGGGCGCCGCCAAGCTGGAAGGCGGCTCCGGCGGCCCCGTGCGCCTGCTCGCGCTGGTGCGAGGACGGTAGTCAGGGAGTCGTAGTCGGGAGTGAAGACGCTTTGGGGCGCTCGATACAATCTGGCGTGAGCCGGCTTCGCGTTCTCCTCTCTATCGTGCTGCTCGCCGCCGGCGCGGCCGGGCAGTCGCTGACCGCTGCCCAGAAGAGCAGCATGGACCGCGCCCTCTCCTACTACCTCCGGGAGAACAAGGTGCCGGGCGCGTCGCTGGCCGTCGCCCTCGACGGCCAGGTGGTGTACGCCAATGCCTACGGGCTCGCCGATGTCGAGAACTCGGTGCCGGTGCGCCCGGAAACGGTCTTCCGCAGTGCCTCCATCGCAAAGAGCATGACCGCCACCGCGGCCATGCAGTTGGTGGAGCGCAGGCTGCTCGATCTCGACCAGCCCATCCAGACCTACTGCCCGGCATTCCCGGCCAAGTCCTGGCCCATCACCAGCCGCCAACTGCTGACGCATACATCCGGCATTCGCCATTACGGCGGTCCTCACGCTCGCGAGGAGCTAACCAGCACCGCGCATTACGCCGACGTGGCCGACGCCCTCGCTCCCTTCAAAGATGATCCCCTGCTTTTCGAGCCCGGCACCCGCTACTCCTACAGCAGCTTTGGCTACGACGTGCTCGGCTGCGTCCTGCAGGGAGCGGCGCACCGGCCGTTCCTGGAGATCGTTCGCACCGGGATCTTCGAGCCCGCCGGGATGCAGGGTTCCCGCGACGATGACCCCGCTGCCCTCATCCCCAACCGCGCCGCGGGCTACCGCCTGGTCGATGGCCGGCTGCAGAACGCGCCCCATGTGGACCTGAGCAACCGCCTCCCCGCCGGGGGATACCTCAACACCGCGACCGACCTGGCGCGCTTCGCGATCGCCTTCCTCGATTGCAAGCTGGTGGCCTGCTCCTCCCGGGATGCCATGCTCACGGAAGCCCGCCTGAAGAATGGCGATAGGGTGAGCTACGGATTCGGCTGGGAGGTGCTGGAAGATGCCGGCCGGCATCCCACGGGGGAGTACCTCCACGTGGGCTCCAGCCAGGGCGCGAGCGGCGTGCTCTACATCGTCCCATCCCGGCGGCTGGCGGTGGCGTTGCTCACCAATCTCGAGGACGTACCCCAGCGCCTGGAGATCGCCCGCGCCATCGCGGGGATCGCGTTGCAGGACAGGCACTAGCTCACGTCCTGGCTCGTTCAGCGCACGAAAGGATAGATCTCGTCCGCGATCCAGTAATTCTGAAAGACGATGGCCAGGACGGTTCCGGCCACCCACAGCAGCCCGCGCCAGCGCCGCCAGCCGGCCTGCAGCGGGGGATCCTGGAACAGGAGCTCCGCCAGATACGCCGCGCAGTAGCAGACATTGAAGATCAGAGCGAAGACGGCCAGTTGCCCCAAGGCGATGGGCGTGAAGAGCGGACGGAAGTGCGGCCAGGTCAGCACCACCCACCCGGCCACGACCACGCCCAGAAGGAGGTTATAGCTCACGCGGCGGGGCTCCCAGAAGCGCAGCGCGTCGGCAACTGTTTCCTTCATCGATGCTCCTGGCGACTGGCTTCCGGCGCGCCTCCGCGCTAACTACTAACTCCTAGCTCCAAACTCCTGGGTATGTGCAGGCGCCACAGGGTGTAGCTGGCCAGCTCGCGCGCCACCAGCAGTGCCCGCCGCCAGCGGTCGGGGGGATGAAGCTCCGGGCGGGGGGCGGCGTAGGCCACGATGCCCTCGCGCTCCAGCATCTTCTTCAGGCGGAACATGTGGTAGCCATCACTCACCGCGTCGCAGGTGCGCAGCCGGTTGGCCTTCATGATCACCGCGATGCGTTCCGCGGATTCCAGGGTGTTGTCGCCCTGGGTCTCGGCGATGATCTGGTCCTCGGGGACGCCGCGCTCCTCCAGGTACTGGCGCCCCACTCCGCCCTCGCTGAACTTGGGATCACCGCCCGCTCCCCCGGTCACGATCACGTAGGGCGCCAGGTGGCGCTCAAAGAGCGTGTAGGCGTGGTCGAGGCGGGCGCGGAAGACGGGCGAGGGCTTGCCCGAGTACTCGGCCGCGCCAAACACGACGATCGCGTCGGCCGGGCGGCTCTCGTCGCGCTCCCCCTGCACCACGATGTCGGTGCAGGTGACGGCCGCAAACGCTGCCGCACCCACCAGCGCGCACAGCAAGAGCCACAGGAACCAGTGCCGGCGGGGCTTCGCGCGAGTGGAAGGAGCGGGGCTCATCCCGGGAACTGGGAGAGCAGGTCTTTGATCTCCTGCGCAGGGATGGCGCCCTCGCGCTGCACGTGCCACTCCTCTTCGTGGGAGAGATCGACGATGGTGGAAGCCACGCTGCGCGGCGAGGGCCCGCCGTCCACGATCAGGGGGATGCGGGTGCCCAACTGCTGCTGTACGCCCTCGGCGGTGGTGCACTCGGCGGCGCCGCTCAGGTTGGCGGAGGTGGCGGTGATGGGCACCCCCGCGGCGCGCATCACCGCGAGAGGGATGGCGGCGGCGGGCACACGCAGGGCCACGTTGCCGGTGTTGGCCGTCACCTTCAACGGCAGGCGCGAGGCCGCCTGCACGATCAGCGTGAGCGGGCCTGGCCAGAACTTCCGCGCCAGCGCATAGAAATGTTCAGGCAGGGGCCGCGCCAGGTCTTCCGCCTGGTCGATGCTCTCGATCAGCAGCGAGAGCGGCTTGTGGCGCGAGCGCGTCTTCACCAGGTAGATGTGCTCCACCGCGCGCAGGTTGAAGGGATCGGCGGCCAGCCCGTAGAAGGTGTCGGTGGGCATGCCCAGCACCTGCCCGGCGCGCAACTGCTCGGCCGCGTACTGGACCAGGCTGGCCTCCGGGCTGGTGGGGTTGATCCTGATGATCTCGGCGGGCAAGTGCGCTCCTGGATGCGCAGATCTCCTCGACGGCGAAACCTAACATATCGTACACCGGGCGGCAAGGCAGGCGGAATGCTGATTGCCCGGCCCCGGCCTCCGCTGCCGCATGTATGATGTCGCTTTCAGCGCCATGACCGAAGCCACCCATCCCCGGCTGCGGCGCGTCTCCAGCCCGCAGAACGCGCTGGTCAAGGGATTGCGCCGCGCCTGCGCCCGCGGCCAGCTCACCGACGATGGCTATTGCGCCATCGAGAGCCCGCATATCGTGGATGAGGCCATCCGCAGCGGCCTGCGCTTCCAGGCGCTCTTCCTCAGCGAGTCGGCAATGAAGGGAGCGGGCGCGAAGCTCTTGCCGCAGATCGGCGCGCACACCGAGGTGCTGGTGCTGCCCGACGCCGTCTTCAACGCCGCCGTGGCCACCGAGAGCCCCCAGGGCGTGGCCGCGCTGGTCAAGCTCGAGGACTTCAAGCTCGACGACCTGCTGCGCCCGCGTGAGCCCCTGCTCGTCGCCGCGTGCGGCATCCAGGATCCCGGCAACCTGGGCACCCTGCTGCGCTCCGCCGAAGCCTTCGAGGTCAGCGGCGTGCTGCTGGGCGAGAAGACGGTGGGTCGCGCCAATCCCAAGCTGGTGCGCGCCTCGGCGGGCTCGCTCTTCCGCCTGCCCATGGTCGAGGTCAAGCTGGAGGAGGCGGCCGAGACGCTGCGCGCTCGCGGCCTGCGCCTGCTGGCCACCTCGTCGCACCGCGGCACCCCTCTCGACCAGGCCAGGCTTACCGGCGCGCTGGCTCTCTTCATCGGCAGCGAGGGCGCGGGTGTCCCCCGCGAACTGCTCAAAAAGATGGACGAGGTGCTGGTCATCCCGCACTCGCCGCGGGTGGAATCGCTCAACGCGGGCGTGGCCGCGAGTATCCTCTTATATGAGGCCGCTCGCCAGCGTGCCAAGAATGCAGAATGAAGAATGGAGAATGCAGAATGACAGCGCAACGTGGGCCTTTCATTCTTCATTCTCAATTCTGCATTCTGCATTCCTCTGTGTCTCTGTGCCTCTCGTGGTGAAAAAGCATTGAGCCTCTTCCAGCCAACTCCGAGCCCCGAGGGCGTGGACCGCAGCCGCCCGCTGGCCGACCGCATGCGCCCGCGCACCCTGGAGGAGTTCGTCGGGCAGGAGCACATCCTCGCCCCGGGCAAGGCGCTGCGCCTGCAGATCGAGCGCGACGATCCCGGCTCCCTGCTCTTCTGGGGGCCGCCGGGAGTGGGCAAGACCACGCTCGCCAAGATCATCGCGCGCATGACCCGCTCCGAGTTCATCGAGTTCTCCGCCGTGCTCTCGGGCATCAAGGAGATCAAGCAGGTCATGGCCGACGCCGAGAAGGCGCGCCAGTACGGCACCCGCACCATCGTCTTCATCGACGAGATCCACCGCTTCAACAAGGCCCAGCAGGACGCCTTCCTGCCGCACGTGGAGAGGGGCAACATCCGGCTGATCGGGGCGACCACCGAGAACCCTTCCTTCGAGATCATCGGGGCGCTGCTCTCGCGCTGCCGCGTCTATGTGCTCAACCCGCTCAGCGAGGAGCAGATCGTCGCCCTGCTGCGGCGCGCGCTCGAGGACAAGGAGCGCGGCCTGGGGCAGACCCCGGTCACCGTCGCCGACGACGTGCTGCGCAAGATCGCCGCCTACGCGAGCGGCGATGCGCGTTCCGCCTACAACGTGCTCGAGGTCGCCGCCAATACCGCGCTGGCCCAGTCCGGCAGGGAGATCACCGACCAGATCGTGCACGACGCCCTGCAGCGCCGCGTCCTGCTCTACGACAAGGCCGGCGAAGAGCACTACAACCTCATCTCCGCGCTGCACAAGTCGGTGCGCAACTCCGATCCCGACGCCGCCCTCTACTGGCTGGGCAGGATGCTCGAGGCAGGCGAAGACCCGCTCTACGTCGCCCGCCGCGTGGTGCGCATGGCGGTGGAAGACATCGGCCTGGCCGACCCCCAGGCCCTGGCCCTCACCATGGCGGCGCGCGATGCCGTGGACTTCATCGGCATGCCCGAAGGCAACCTGGCGCTGGCCGAGGCCGTCGTCTATCTCTCGCTCGCGCCCAAGTCCAACGCCCTCTACACCGCCTACGGGAAGGTGCAGCAGGACGTGGAGCAGACCGCCGCCGAGCCCGTCCCCCTGCACATCCGCAACGCACCCACCGCGCTCATGAAGGGCCTGGGCTACGGCAAGGGCTACCAGTACGCCCACGATCTGGAAGAGAAGGTGGCCGACATGGAGTGCCTGCCCGACAACCTGCGCGGGCGCCGCTACTATCATCCGACCAGCGAAGGCGTCGAAGAGCGTATCCGCAAGCGCCTGGAAGAGATCCGCAAGCTGCGCGGCAAGGACTCACCGCGGAAGCACGGAGACACGGAGTAAGGGAGGGACCTACCGGAAGCGCGCCCGGTGTTCCTTCAGGATGCAGCGGTCCATGACCACGAAGATGCCGGCGCGGCGCGCCTTCTCCGCCGCCTCGTCGTGCACCACGTCCTCCTGCATCCAGACGCAGGGCACCTGCAGCCGGATGGCGGCGTCCACCACCTCGGGGACGAACTGGGGCCGGCGGAAGACGTTCACGATGTCGATCTTCTCCGGCGCGTCCCCGAGCGAAGGCCACGCTTTCTCGCCCAGTGCCCCGCGGATGTTGGGATTCACGGGAATGATGCGGTACCCCTGCTGCTGCAGGTAGGCGGCCACGCCGTAGCTGGGACGCAGCGGGCTGGAAGAGAGCCCGACCACGGCGATGGTCTTGGCTCTCTTCAGCATCTCGCCGATCGGGTCGGCCT encodes:
- a CDS encoding DUF92 domain-containing protein, whose protein sequence is MLIVPSIAGHWLSLVPTAGSGGLGGRVAVGLGVTLVFALLARWLRAVNWRGAVAGALVTWMVYVGTGPGGFVCVVVVFLLTSLATRFGYRHKQELGTAENREGRSARQVLANLGVAACAGAALLFRPSPLFLLAMAAALAEAAADTVSGEMGQALEPRAYLITSFRPVEPGTNGGVSLSGTMAGCLAALVVAAACAGAYLIRLPWIALVAVAGVLGMMFDSVLGATLERPGRLNNDAVNLLSTLLAAGAAVLIGWL
- a CDS encoding L-threonylcarbamoyladenylate synthase — its product is MPAEIIRINPTSPEASLVQYAAEQLRAGQVLGMPTDTFYGLAADPFNLRAVEHIYLVKTRSRHKPLSLLIESIDQAEDLARPLPEHFYALARKFWPGPLTLIVQAASRLPLKVTANTGNVALRVPAAAIPLAVMRAAGVPITATSANLSGAAECTTAEGVQQQLGTRIPLIVDGGPSPRSVASTIVDLSHEEEWHVQREGAIPAQEIKDLLSQFPG
- a CDS encoding replication-associated recombination protein A yields the protein MSLFQPTPSPEGVDRSRPLADRMRPRTLEEFVGQEHILAPGKALRLQIERDDPGSLLFWGPPGVGKTTLAKIIARMTRSEFIEFSAVLSGIKEIKQVMADAEKARQYGTRTIVFIDEIHRFNKAQQDAFLPHVERGNIRLIGATTENPSFEIIGALLSRCRVYVLNPLSEEQIVALLRRALEDKERGLGQTPVTVADDVLRKIAAYASGDARSAYNVLEVAANTALAQSGREITDQIVHDALQRRVLLYDKAGEEHYNLISALHKSVRNSDPDAALYWLGRMLEAGEDPLYVARRVVRMAVEDIGLADPQALALTMAARDAVDFIGMPEGNLALAEAVVYLSLAPKSNALYTAYGKVQQDVEQTAAEPVPLHIRNAPTALMKGLGYGKGYQYAHDLEEKVADMECLPDNLRGRRYYHPTSEGVEERIRKRLEEIRKLRGKDSPRKHGDTE
- a CDS encoding YdcF family protein; this encodes MSPAPSTRAKPRRHWFLWLLLCALVGAAAFAAVTCTDIVVQGERDESRPADAIVVFGAAEYSGKPSPVFRARLDHAYTLFERHLAPYVIVTGGAGGDPKFSEGGVGRQYLEERGVPEDQIIAETQGDNTLESAERIAVIMKANRLRTCDAVSDGYHMFRLKKMLEREGIVAYAAPRPELHPPDRWRRALLVARELASYTLWRLHIPRSLELGVSS
- a CDS encoding CoA-binding protein; this translates as MPSAFTQADPIGEMLKRAKTIAVVGLSSSPLRPSYGVAAYLQQQGYRIIPVNPNIRGALGEKAWPSLGDAPEKIDIVNVFRRPQFVPEVVDAAIRLQVPCVWMQEDVVHDEAAEKARRAGIFVVMDRCILKEHRARFR
- a CDS encoding serine hydrolase domain-containing protein, with the protein product MSRLRVLLSIVLLAAGAAGQSLTAAQKSSMDRALSYYLRENKVPGASLAVALDGQVVYANAYGLADVENSVPVRPETVFRSASIAKSMTATAAMQLVERRLLDLDQPIQTYCPAFPAKSWPITSRQLLTHTSGIRHYGGPHAREELTSTAHYADVADALAPFKDDPLLFEPGTRYSYSSFGYDVLGCVLQGAAHRPFLEIVRTGIFEPAGMQGSRDDDPAALIPNRAAGYRLVDGRLQNAPHVDLSNRLPAGGYLNTATDLARFAIAFLDCKLVACSSRDAMLTEARLKNGDRVSYGFGWEVLEDAGRHPTGEYLHVGSSQGASGVLYIVPSRRLAVALLTNLEDVPQRLEIARAIAGIALQDRH
- a CDS encoding RNA methyltransferase, giving the protein MTEATHPRLRRVSSPQNALVKGLRRACARGQLTDDGYCAIESPHIVDEAIRSGLRFQALFLSESAMKGAGAKLLPQIGAHTEVLVLPDAVFNAAVATESPQGVAALVKLEDFKLDDLLRPREPLLVAACGIQDPGNLGTLLRSAEAFEVSGVLLGEKTVGRANPKLVRASAGSLFRLPMVEVKLEEAAETLRARGLRLLATSSHRGTPLDQARLTGALALFIGSEGAGVPRELLKKMDEVLVIPHSPRVESLNAGVAASILLYEAARQRAKNAE
- a CDS encoding cyclase family protein, encoding MRKTRMVVLALLLVAPGFAQTQTRKPAPGAGVTVVDLTHNLSEKSPNWEGTEKSPFEAKQLGRLDQDGYFSRAICLPEHFSTHIDAPAHFASGAWTVDQIPASRLVAPLVVIDVRAQVAGNPDYLVTPGDVAAWEKLHGRIPAGAVVMAFTGWDSRWNSMKDYRNADAKGTMHFPGFAPETAKLLVTERHVVGLGIDTLSIDYGPSPDYPAHRFVLAQNVYQLENVTNLGAVPPAGATLVVGAAKLEGGSGGPVRLLALVRGR